A single genomic interval of Notolabrus celidotus isolate fNotCel1 chromosome 13, fNotCel1.pri, whole genome shotgun sequence harbors:
- the LOC117824667 gene encoding alpha-1,6-mannosyl-glycoprotein 2-beta-N-acetylglucosaminyltransferase encodes MRFRLLRKNLLVLLGVSFVVFALLFSTRVFLYPVKENSEPNSVHANQPLHPGERMKLNFGSLTELTESIYSSNYKQCVYNADKFPGEPELVLVVQVHNRPEYLRLLIKSLEKAAEVHSFLLIFSHDYFTEQIDAIVQGITFCKVLQIYFPFSTQLYPNEFPGQDPRDCPRDIPKDNALKIGCINAEHPDSYGHYREASITQTKHHWWWKMHFVWERVQALQGYNGYVIFLEEDNYILPDFFHFYRSMAEFKKNSCPDCDILAVGNHNSLNDFTRLSNKVMTTGWMSTKHNIGMAISKEVYYKLMGCTKEFCTYDDYNWDWTMQHISGTCISKPLKVLVAQGSRVLHTGDCGLHQKENCRPEWASQKVEENLQLVKHGLFPQSLVLDSADAVEHKAHMKNGGWGDVRDHSLCNDYAKRL; translated from the coding sequence ATGAGGTTTCGGTTGCTCAGGAAGAATCTGCTCGTCCTGCTGGGTGTTTCCTTTGTAGTTTTTGCTCTGCTGTTTTCTACACGTGTGTTTTTATATCCCGTAAAGGAAAACAGTGAACCTAACTCTGTCCATGCAAATCAGCCTTTGCATCCAGGTGAGAGGATGAAGTTAAACTTTGGGTCACTGACGGAACTGACTGAGTCTATTTACAGTTCCAATTACAAGCAGTGTGTTTACAATGCTGATAAGTTTCCAGGAGAGCCCGAACTTGTGCTGGTTGTGCAGGTCCACAACAGGCCTGAATATCTCAGGTTACTCATCAAGTCACTGGAGAAAGCTGCTGAGGTCCACAgcttcctcctcatcttcagCCATGACTATTTTACAGAGCAAATAGACGCCATTGTGCAAGGTATTACTTTTTGCAAAGTACTGCAGATTTATTTCCCTTTCAGTACTCAGCTGTATCCCAATGAGTTTCCTGGGCAGGATCCACGAGACTGCCCTCGAGACATACCCAAGGACAATGCCCTCAAAATAGGATGCATCAATGCAGAACACCCTGACTCCTATGGACACTACAGGGAGGCTTCCATCACTCAAACCAAACACCACTGGTGGTGGAAAATGCACTTTGTATGGGAGCGAGTGCAGGCATTGCAGGGATACAACGGCTATGTCATTTTTCTGGAGGAGGACAACTACATCCTACCTGACTTTTTCCATTTCTATAGATCAATGGCAGAGTTCAAGAAGAACAGCTGCCCTGACTGTGACATTCTAGCTGTGGGTAACCATAATAGCCTCAATGATTTTACCAGACTATCAAATAAAGTGATGACAACTGGGTGGATGTCCACCAAGCACAACATAGGCATGGCCATATCCAAGGAAGTTTACTACAAACTGATGGGCTGTACCAAAGAGTTCTGCACTTACGATGACTACAACTGGGATTGGACTATGCAGCACATCTCTGGAACCTGCATATCAAAGCCCCTCAAGGTGCTTGTGGCACAGGGCTCTAGGGTTCTCCACACTGGAGACTGTGGCCTCCACCAAAAGGAAAACTGCAGGCCGGAATGGGCGTCTCAGAAAGTTGAAGAGAATCTTCAATTGGTCAAGCACGGCCTCTTCCCTCAGTCTCTGGTTCTTGATAGTGCAGACGCAGTGGAGCACAAGGCACATATGAAGAATGGAGGATGGGGAGATGTTCGAGACCATAGTCTGTGCAATGATTATGCCAAACGCCTTTAA